The segment agagtcgtttgaaggtgaagggtggtgacttgtcccaggAGTGATCTGCAATTTTGGAACATTTTTGACAAATTTCATCATCGCCattgtgctcaaaaggcccaaaaaccccaagatcgccTATTCATTCATCAAAATCAACTTTCGTTCCTCCAAGTTGAAAAAAAATTGCCCCCCTTGATTGTTGGTACGGTCAATGATGCAAGTGGTACAGatctgaatttatatatatatatatatatatatatatatattctgattatttttattttttctaaaaaaaattttaaaatatttgaaaatacatattaaataattttctttaataaagttttttgtggggcatttaaataaatgtttttcttAAACTTTTAATAAgtttttgataaaacaatttttttaataaataagcaAAAATGGGAACAATTTTTTTCCTTCTCACATTTTCTGCAGTATTCTATAGTTCAttttcttggtggcatcatcttcttcAGTTTTCAGCTTAGCACATTTGTGATTATGTTGTATTATCTTGCATGAGCTAAGTTGTATCGCACTATTATAAAGTGTCAcatctctttgtatcttgtcattgataACATATTTTGATGTAATcgtcttgtacacgtagattaggaaatatcttgtgagacttgatgcatggctccagttgagactttgattgtaccggTATTTTTGTCATTTACGAGTAtccagcaggttgtctccatgcttaATCTTCATTCTGTTGCAGTAAGTGATTTATCGTCATCAacattggtacctagttttgtcacactttgacattcttggtgcaacattggctctatttTTTCCTAATGGGGAGGTATTTTAGTCAACATCATTGTACCATCCTTGctggagattctacattgaggggagcCTTCATGgtatctcttcttctctcttatgggggggcttTTCCCAAACATgagattttgttcttctcatactTCATCGAGAGCATTGTGTGTTTTCATCTCTTTTGGGAGGGGGggattttttcccatgtggtttttctctttctccgtttgtgagagattgcattggtttgcatacatttgcatttgtacatgggtacctagcatggcctcATAGCtagggacccatcttgcattgttagcttaagtgcattcctttaagttgcacttaagaggaGGTGTTCATGTAAATTATTCTTCATAATTACCTTACTTAAAtacttaggataatgtatttcatagtagtttccatatgagacacttagggaagtgtgcacataaagATGATGTATGTAAaaaaaatttcaccttttgtggtcatatcttgttgttacattccaccttcagtgggtgatccacctcttgtgaaatattttaatatttcaccTACCTACTCCCACCTACCCTACCAACCCTTGTTTTTCATTTAACCACATGGCATGATTGTGTAGTCACAGTCTTGCCTTTATAaaaaagctcatctacattgtatgtaatttttaatgatccagttgatcgatattttgcatcattgataggaatacaatttattcttgtcacattttgttctcttCTTTGTGCTTTCCATTAACTCTAGATCTAGGCAAATTCTCAAAATTGTGAATTCGACATTGTATTTAATATTGTCTATTGCTTCAGTCTACCTAAACCCTAACACCTCCATCCCATCCATACATTTTCCTAAATAAAATCTATTATCTAACATATCATACCTAAGCATCACCATAAAATAACACCATACATTATATGActctaataataataaattataagaaTTCAAAAGTACTTGAAATATATTGATAATTAATTACTTTATTCAAGCTTGATGGTATGGTATAGATACCCAAGTGTAAGCAAACTTGTATCtcttgatctcttgtattatttacTATTTATCGTAAGTTTGTATTTTAAAGTGAATTGGGTTGAAAATTCTCCCAAAGCTACGGATTGGCAGgcaaatttttgttgcaagatcatggaTTTGAAAATATTAAAGTTCACGTTTTTGACCAACATCACGGTGGCTGTTCTTTGTTAAGACGgctcacaaatttgaacaaaatAATAAGACTAATGGCTATACATAATTATCTACGAAGACAACAAACACGTAATATCTTATAAAAATGGATTAGAATCTATGGTGCAGCAGTTAGATGTTTCAATTACGACAAGGTCCCCCTGCAGGGCCCCCACTCTCACAGATCATGGGAAAATGGTGGTTGTACTAGACATGAACTAGCCAACAGCAAACATGTAAGGAATTTCGACCTGCTCCCAAAAATCAGAACTGTTTGCCTTGtactaattataaattataaaaagtCTTGAAAACAATTATAACGGTAACTCCATTTATAAGCCAATATTAATGCTTATAATTATCTCCAAAAATGAAACCTCTAGCAAGGAACATTTAGCTAGCCCATAACTATAACAGAACTTTCAACTTAGGACAAACAGAAAACAACATAAGCAATTTGAGGCGAACAACCTGTTCTTATGTCTTGCTTGTAAATAAATGTGACTTGGAAACACTCGAATAAACTACAAAAGTAATATTAATGAGTAACATGAGAAATATTAAAAAGTTCACAGAACATAATAGTTACTGCTTACAATGTCTCAGCTTTTTTATTACCAAGTCATTTTTGGATTGAAATCCCTAGTTCATGGGTAGAATTACAAAGAAAGATTCACCCTGCCCTGAGTAATGCCCAAATAAAGGAATTATTCCTAAGACATCTCAATCTGAGAGGCATTGTCATATCCGTTGTCTGCAAATAGTGAACTCCCCTTCCTCTCCTGCATATATATTTACAAAAATTGGTCGAATAGGTACATATGGCTCCTACAGGTGGGCATGCACATTTAACCATCTACCAGAACACAACCATTTCTATGTGACTTCCATAATCATGCAGCTGCACAGAAGCTTCGTTACATGATACACAACCTAAATCTGTATATGTCACGAGACATTAATAAACAAAAACCTTGCTAATCCCATCTAAGATGCTGACACAACCTTTACCACATGGTCCACAACGCAACTTGTATACTGTGTCTATGGTATTCTAGAAATTTGTCTACAATCAAGATGTGAATTTTTAAACTAAGAACTGGTTACCGACTTTGAAAAAATTCAATCATTCAGAGAACCATAACACTTATCTTCTTCTTCATAGACAATCAGAGTAAACATTAAAACGACCTCTTAGACACTAACAGACCGATTCCATTGGGAATGAACAAAATAGCACAAAAAAATCAATTATAGCATAATGATATTAAAATGGCATGCTTCCCTCCTTACAAAAAATGGCATGCTTCCCTTCTTACAAAAAGACATGTACATTAAGCCCAACCTCACACGTTAGATCCCTAAATGTTGCCAAAAAAGAATTTATTTTGTATCCTCAACAGGGTTGACAAAAGCCCAATCTATCATGAAGAGTGGACAAAAGTATACATAAAATCACGTTTGCAGCTACAGATATTTGCAAGAAAAACTGCAGTAAAGAATCTTCCATGAGATAGCACACTAGGCATGTTTCTAATTGATCTGAACATGTACTGTTGGCTTTTGTCATTCACAGCAGATCTACCAGAATTTCCCATACCAGTACAATAGTTCCTTCGGCCTGTCAATCATAGCACAATCTATAAGAATTTTCCATAACAGTACAAGAGTTCACTTGGCTTTTGTAATTCACAGCACAATCTACCAGAATCTTCCATACTGGTACAGTAGTTCCTTTGGCTTTTGTTATATTCACAGCACAATCTAGCCAAATTTTCCATACCAGTCCCTTGTCAAATTTCTCCATTAAACCTGATTGTCAAGTTTTACTCCAGTATTTAACAACCCCCAATGTTGCATCCTGATATGGAACATGCGAGAATAACCTACAATACATCTGCATTCAACACTACACTTAACCATGATTGCTATCAGTTCAAGTAACTACTTTTGTCTGATAAGTCTGTACGTTGTAAACAAAGCTGTTTTTATCCAACCTCTTCAGACCAATGTTAAAACACATGCAGTGGCTTCTTACTATGGCGAAGCTTTTGATATAAAATCTTTATGAAAATTCCTGGAGCTTTCAGTATGGAACTTTAAATTTGTAGAGCACAAACATGTGCTTCTTTGTATAACTTCCAAAAATGTAGCCCTGAAGCTTTTCATAGTGGTAGTCAATGCAGAACAAAAAATTGTTGTAGTTAGAATTATGTGATCtttgaaataaaaagacaaatctGCAGAACATACCTGTTGGTATCTGTAGGGACATTTATCCCCTGCAAAGGGTTGTCAAGAGAACCATCATATATCTTCATTCTTCAGGTCAAGCATGTGTCTTAGTTAACAGAAAAAGGAACTTGGGATGCAATTAGGCATGCATGGAAACCGAAATTGGCACATTTCCAGATGCTGAGCCGTTGTTTGTGCACACTAATTTGGTGTTAACTCTCGCTTGTTCAAAGCATATATAGTTTAATGATAATCAGCTACATCTACAGCTACTTAAAAGAACATTGTGTAATGTAGTCCATAAGACAGAAAATGGTAGTCAACTGCTTACAAAAAGTACACGCTTGTGTCACATCAACTAATTCATGTTCATGCATTTAAATGTACCAAGATTAGGGGATTCCGCACAGCACCTATCAACTGCTAGTATAAAATTTCCCAGGATTTGGATCACTATTTAGAAATATTGCACGATCATAAGATTCTAGACCTCCACAATTAAGCATGCCCCTCATAATTGTCAAACCAAACAACTTACATGATAGATCTAGGCTCACCACAAGTAATTCCTGTACCAACATAGGGAAAAATAATCTACATTGCTAATCATGTGATTGGCAAGGATGCCACAGAACCTAAAAATTGATCCTCtattacatcacatgatactaAGCAGCTCAAAAACTTAGTAATATCCTGTTGATGTCAAAGCATGACATGTTATACTCATCTAACACTGTTACTCTTGGCACCAAACAACAGAAGACTTGACAACTAATATTCTATAGCACCAAACAATAGAAGACATGCCACCTGGTAATCCATACATACAATCCACTGATAGGAATCTTACCATACCTTCACATGCCTGACAGCTTCTTTGGCCACTTGAGCAAATTATGTATTTCCTGctgaaatttaaaattaacttaCCCTTATATATGATAGCCATTGTGTTTCCTGCAGTGTAAATTACAAAGAAAAAATTGCTATAAAATTGAAAAACATTATCCACAAGCTCTGCACAGTGATCATCACGCAGTGTACCATTGATGTTCATTGTTCACTCATCGCTCCAAGTCAAAAAACATGGCAATATGGTACATGCAATGCTAGTGACTGTACATGTGGAAGGTACATAGATTTGACAATGCCACCGTGTGGTTCAGGAAGTGCAAATGCAATCATGACCAAGTCCAAAATGTTCCGGGTACAAAAGCGCCAACCATAAAAATGCTCGAGAAAAGATAATGTACAAGTTCTCGGGAACAAATGGAAAAAGGTACAGATAGCCGCTGGGCGACCCTGAAAGAGGATTGCATGCAAAGAgttatcatttaatcattcaaatttgatgaatatatattaaaattttccATACTTTATTAACTTAGGTTGTTCATAAGACGACCAAAAAGGAAAACAGTTTTAACACTTAACCTAAGCTGCTAACCAAATAGAAGACAGATCACCATTGTTTGTTCAATGAATGCCCATAAAAGGCTACAAGCTTCAATAGCTTTCTCAGCAACATCAACTACATATTCATAGTTGTTTAAGTATAAAAAGATTCAGAATCTTAGAAACTAACATGGAACACAACATTACATACTTTAGAAACTACCAAGCATCTGTGTACTTCTGGTGCTTCCAAAACCTAGTGGGTAGTCGAACAGAGGTTCGTTGAATGCCACATATCATATGCACTAACTGATAGAACTTTGAGTATTCTGTCAAGTTTAACACTTTAAAATGCTCTAATAACAAATTAAATGCCAATACAAGCAATTAGTAAAAAATATTCTAGGATAACCTCTCGAGCTTATTCAGTATCTTGTTGGGGTCTTTGCCTTCTCGATGAGAACAATTCGACCTTTCCACTCAGTTTGATCAAGTGCTCTTATTGCAGCATCTGCATCCTCATCTCTCTCGAGTGTTAGAAACCCAAAACCTCTAGAATCTCCAGACCTGCAAAATAAGAGAGTGAATATGTAAGGGTACAACAACTTTAAAATCATATCTTGAGCATCTGCTAATTCACAAAGCTAGCTAAATGGCCCTTTCAACTCAAAGCACCGAACTTAAAACTGATAGGTAATCCAATTTCAAAGATTGTTCTGAAAGGTCAGCCGCAAGTGTATTGCTAGTGATTTATAATGAGATGAGGACAGGAGAGAAAGATTGTTAACTAAGAATGCAAGTTCCATACTTCTGACAAAGCTTCCAACACACCGGTGGTCAACAAATGAGTAGTAAATACTAGCATAAATGCATGAGCACTAGGGAAAAAGAGAACGTTAGAGAATTCATGACAGAACAAATAGCCAACCCCCAAAAAAAACTTCAAAAGAATCAGGGGAAAGCTCAGCAGATGACAAAATCAACTTTGATATCCAAACTATATTTAAGATGTCCAAATTAGTACCCTGCATGAAAAAGATACACAACTTCTTAAATGTAAACAAAGTCTGAAGAAATCTCACCGCTTATCTCGAACAACACGAACATCAGTGACTTTTCCAAATCTACTAAACTTCCTCTCCAAATCTCTCTCTGTGGTGTCAAAGCTGAATCCTGCTATAAATAAGTTATTTCCAGGTTTTCCAAGACCAGTGTTCCTGTTTGGTGGTGGGGACCAAGGCCTGCGTCTTGGAGACCGGTGTCGAGGGCGATATCTTTGAGGGGACCTGCGCCTTGGAGAATATCTGTTCCTTGGTGAATAACGACCCCTGCAATCCATAATCATAAAGCTCATGCAATTAAAATAATTTGATATTTCAAAAAACGAAGAAAATGGTAGCATTATATTTTACTCTTGAGCATGTACGTGGAAAATTAATATCCGGAAAATGCTAATAAGTATGTTTTAAAGGCCATAGCAAAAGAACTAGAAAAACAAAACAGAAACAAGTGACATACCTGGGTGATCTTCGATAATAGTTTCGTGCAGGTGACCTGGACCGAGATCTACCATGATAACCTCTTCCGTAACCAGGTGAAACACCATGTCTTCCAACAGGGGACCGTGACTGGTCATGCTTACGTCGAACTTCTTGAGGTGAATACCTTCTTTTCAGAGATGGAGATACATGCCTAGAAACTGGAGACCTGTGCCTTGCTGGAGAAGATGGTATCTCCCTTCTGGGAAGAGATGGTCTGTGCCTTTCAGGTGAAGGTGACTTGTACTTCCTGGGTGAGGCTGATCTGTGCCTTTCAGGTGAAGGTGACATATACCTCCTAGGTGAGGCCGATCTGTGCCTTTCCGGTGAAGGGGACATGTACCTCCTAGGTGAGGCTGGTCTGTGCCTTTCAGGTGAAGGTGAAATGTACTTCCTAGGTGAGGCTGATCTGCGCCTTTCAGGTGACGGAGAATTGTACCTCCTAGGTGAGCCTGATCTGTGTCTACCAGGAGAACCTGACATTTGCATCGCAGGAGAGGCTGGTCTGCGCCTAATGGGTGAAGAAGGATGCTCTGCAGGAGAAAGTGATCTGCGTGAAACATGAGGCACAGAATTTGTAGGAGAATGTAATTGGTGCCTGGTAGGTGAAGCAGATGTGTAGTTTGCCGGTGATGCGGATCTAGATGGTGATGCTGACACATTTTTTGCAGGTGAAGGCAATCTAGCTCTTACAGGAGATGGGGACCTTTGTCTCAATGGTGTAGATGATTGCCTTGGAGGGGTCTTCCCTGGAGAATCAAACCTCCCATCAGTGAATGATCCTATTTGAACCTTATGCGGACTTGACATTTGTCTTGGAATGGGTGATGCTGATCTAGACTTTGGCACTGGAGACACTGAAGGCCCTTTGCTCATTTCCATCCGCACAGGAGAATATACTCGGGGATTGTCAGTTTCCATCTGCATCGAGAGGCCACCTCCAGTTGTATTTTCCTGCCAAGGCTTCTCTTCATAAGGTTGGTAATCATAATCATCACCTTCATCTTTTGTCACAGCTTGATTGAGATCAAGGTCGGCTGATCTTCTTCCATACTCCTCCCTCGTGCCCCTAGGTAAATCTTCCTGCCTGTCCCAGGACCTTGTAGGTGATTCTAAGGCCATTCCTGTGGGTATATTAATGCAATTGTTATTGTAGAAATATACAGCATCATTATATGGTATCAAAAACATATTGCTCTGTCGAAGTAGAAAAAGTCAGTTATTAAACTAACAAGAAATTATTTCTAAAACATTCATATTAAACTCCAATATGCTCATAATTGTGATTGAATTAGAAATCTTTGTTGTTCTTATGTACTGTATATACAGaattttcatttttcaaaatttggtGATAATCTATAACGTAATCCAATTTGAGATCTTACCCTATTCTTTCTTACCATATAGAATTTACATTTTTCTATGTTTGGTGATAATCTGAAATAATTCGTCCAATGTCCTTAAAATTTTAtacattttattaaaaaataggGGCACTCTAAAAGACtgcatattttatttttgttttcttaatcACAAACAGAATTCAATGAGAACAGCCAATTAGAAGGCATGTCAACATATTTAGAACCTGTAACTAGGACTATAATTCACACAAGCAATTCTTAGTAGTACTAGAAAGGAAAATCCTAACAAATTACACTTGAGACAAGCACCACCAAAACCTATCATTTGCCAGGAAAACAATCAATCTGTGCCCTTGAGCAGTGACGATGAATACCGTATCCAGGTACGATACGTTTCAGATTCTGAATCATTTTGGAATCCCTGTGGATTCGGATAGGGTTCTTTCATTTTCCTCCTCAAACGCTTCTGCATTTTCAACCACGAATCCATCACGTTTTTTTTCGAATCAAAGTCAGACATGATTTTCGAATGTTTTCTTTCCaattttcagaatgaaaacagGTCGTGTAAACCCTAAAAGGCTAAAACGAAAAGTTAGAAAACACATTTTTTTGTTTCCTCCTGTGTTGCGGCAGATAGCAAGAAGAAAGGGCACAATTTGGGCACAAACTGAGCACGACGCGGGCGAACAAGGCACGACTTGGGCACACTTTCTCCTGTGCTGCAGTGAGAGCAGCCGTTTTTCTTCTGCGGCAAGAACAGTTGTGCGAACGGGAGCTGAGC is part of the Cryptomeria japonica chromosome 10, Sugi_1.0, whole genome shotgun sequence genome and harbors:
- the LOC131026993 gene encoding uncharacterized protein LOC131026993; the encoded protein is MALESPTRSWDRQEDLPRGTREEYGRRSADLDLNQAVTKDEGDDYDYQPYEEKPWQENTTGGGLSMQMETDNPRVYSPVRMEMSKGPSVSPVPKSRSASPIPRQMSSPHKVQIGSFTDGRFDSPGKTPPRQSSTPLRQRSPSPVRARLPSPAKNVSASPSRSASPANYTSASPTRHQLHSPTNSVPHVSRRSLSPAEHPSSPIRRRPASPAMQMSGSPGRHRSGSPRRYNSPSPERRRSASPRKYISPSPERHRPASPRRYMSPSPERHRSASPRRYMSPSPERHRSASPRKYKSPSPERHRPSLPRREIPSSPARHRSPVSRHVSPSLKRRYSPQEVRRKHDQSRSPVGRHGVSPGYGRGYHGRSRSRSPARNYYRRSPRGRYSPRNRYSPRRRSPQRYRPRHRSPRRRPWSPPPNRNTGLGKPGNNLFIAGFSFDTTERDLERKFSRFGKVTDVRVVRDKRSGDSRGFGFLTLERDEDADAAIRALDQTEWKGRIVLIEKAKTPTRY